The Aequorivita sublithincola DSM 14238 genome window below encodes:
- a CDS encoding energy transducer TonB, with amino-acid sequence MEPKKNPKADVSRRSMLFFQLGMVVMLFLAWQAIEWKSYDKSDNDYGQLNVGDELEEEVPITQQLTPPPPPPPPPPAPEVIEVMEDEAEEEETIIKSTETKQDAKIVEVKEIKEEVVEEEIADVPFAVIENVPIYPGCENEKGNDAKKRCMSTKISEFINKKFDTNLASDLGLEGRQRIAVQFKIDKNGKVIDVRARAPHPRLEKEAVSVVQSLPNMTPGKQRGKPVGVLYSLPIIFDIQ; translated from the coding sequence ATGGAACCCAAAAAAAATCCGAAAGCAGACGTTAGTCGTAGAAGCATGCTTTTTTTCCAACTTGGAATGGTTGTAATGCTTTTCCTTGCGTGGCAAGCAATTGAATGGAAATCTTATGATAAATCCGATAATGACTACGGACAATTAAACGTAGGCGATGAACTGGAAGAAGAAGTTCCAATCACACAACAATTAACACCTCCACCTCCGCCGCCTCCGCCGCCACCAGCGCCAGAAGTTATTGAGGTTATGGAAGACGAAGCTGAAGAAGAAGAAACTATTATAAAATCTACCGAAACGAAACAAGATGCAAAAATTGTAGAGGTTAAGGAGATTAAAGAAGAAGTGGTTGAAGAAGAAATTGCCGATGTTCCTTTCGCAGTAATTGAAAATGTGCCTATTTATCCAGGTTGTGAAAATGAAAAAGGAAATGACGCAAAAAAGAGATGCATGTCCACTAAAATTAGTGAGTTTATAAACAAAAAGTTTGATACTAACTTAGCATCAGATCTTGGTTTGGAGGGCAGACAGCGAATTGCAGTTCAATTTAAAATTGATAAAAACGGAAAAGTAATAGATGTTCGTGCTCGTGCACCGCACCCAAGACTTGAAAAAGAAGCGGTAAGCGTAGTGCAATCACTACCTAATATGACTCCAGGAAAACAACGTGGGAAACCAGTTGGAGTATTATATTCACTTCCAATTATTTTCGATATTCAGTAA
- the sprA gene encoding cell surface protein SprA: MKAKNYVYKGGFFKLLAILSFILVSNLSQAQDSTAVGNEMGRMDLPSPASIQDLYTYDPITDRYIYTKTLGSFKITYPIILTRQEYQRLIQEEQMKAYFKEKIDAADGRKDGAEEQQKNLLPTFYVNSSFFESVFGGDSIEVIPQGSVEIDLGMLYTKQDNPAFSPRNRSNFGFDFDMRISLSLLAKVGTRLQVTANYDTESTFDFQNQLKLEYTPTEDDIIQKIEVGNVSMPLNSSLIQGAQSLFGVKTQLQFGKTTITGVFSEQKSETRTVTAEGGATITDFELAALDYDENRHFFLSHYFRDNYDRALQQYPFINSNVQITRMEIWITNRSSRTDNVRNIVALQDIGESDPTNIGLSVPPGGFIRAGRNAYPDNENNLFNPFGIDGSEASLLNPAIRDVASVSQGFTGVSVNEGTDFVTLENARRLEGSEYTLNSQLGYISLNQRLTNDEVLAISYQFTVNGKVYQVGEFSNDGVEASGGTQTTTGGGGGTNPPPGPVSGLSQNLVVKLLKSSITNVKQPVWDLMMKNIYPIGAYQLEKEDFKMNIFYTEASPRNYIEPAPGGPELPDDVKNQILLKVFNLDRLDFNNDPVQGGDGFFDFLPGLTVDAQNGRIIFTSVEPFGKHLFDKLNVPSAPATYTIPTTYNANQAKYVFRTLYTGTKTEAEQQESEKNKFQLKGTYKSTGADGIPIGAFNIPQGSVTVKAGGRTLVEGVDYTVNYQLGRVQILDPGLLNSNIPITVSTENNSLFGQQSKRFTGLNVEHKFSDKFLIGATYLNLNERPITQKSSYGVEPINNTVYGINLNYATEVPFLTRMVNHLPNIDTDVESNISLRGEFAYLMPGAPKVSDFDGKTTVYVDDFEASQTGNDISTPSSWFLASTPTNFYDDKDPDKLSYNYKRAKLSWYTIDPIFYSSQRPEGINDEDLSSPFTRRVFRDEIFPEQDIIQGQTQALFTLDLSYYPTTRGEYNYNPAATSGTLPSPKDNFGGIMRPITTTDFEKSNVEYIQFWVMDPFIYDENNTNPGGTINFNLGSISEDILKDGRKQYENGLPKDGGDANTLPTEWGKVPLNQSLVYTFDSDGQERINQDIGLDGLSNAEEAAKYPGFGDDPANDDYQYFLQADGGILDRYLKYNGTQGNSPVEVTNNNRGSTAQPDVEDINRDNTMNTINSYFEYNVPVFPGMTKANNTYISDIKELDVTTQNNDVIPVRWVQFKVPISKPDAARGGISDYRSIRFMRMFLSKFSENTVLRFGTLELVRGDYRRFEKTLDDITFEDPANDDTLFEVEAVSIEENENRSPIPYVLPPGLRREEFNNNNNIIRENEQSLALRVCGLEPNDGRSVYKSFNVDMRQYKNLEMFIHAESLQNQTELANGDMYAFIRLGNDLTNNYYEIQIPLNPTNFGARTADEIWPLANRLNLPLELLQQVKTIVLGDRNLYDPTIVNYFNQSELDGGGSNGENELVIGIKGNPSFGNVRNIMLGVKNKTNNDICGEVWFNELRMSELKNKGGWAAVVSMDANIADFATISATGKRSTVGFGSIEQGPNQRSREDLKQYDVVTNLNLGQLMPKKWGVQLPFNYGRSEELITPQYDPEFQDIELESRLDNTDDQEEKDRIQEQSVNYTKRQSVNLIGVRKERTGDAKAKVYDVENLTASFSYNQTDHHDFEVEDALEQNVRLGATYNYNFTAKPVEPFKKNDSIFRSQYWKFLKDFNFNYLPTNIAVSSNITRQYNEQKFREINVDSNNIGLPRLYQRNYLFDWQYTINHNLTKALRFNFTSSNTMIVNNYVDDSGFVDNQIGVWDGFFDVGDPNQHFQSLQVNYDLPFSKFPFLKFVRATYSYTGDYQWQAGSKQFNELPITLADGTTDTYNLGNAIQNASTHQINSSIDMNGFYRYVGLTKIKKSKVRKSTDGTGNDKPSDKEEKEGREGKISPDKNSALSNGKEGSPNVMGRGAAAAGGLNAGDKAMNTLIGFATMLKKIQFNYQENNGIYLPGYLPSIGFIGTLKPTTGFVFGSQAEVRELAAKKGWLTIYPEFNEQYTEVESRQMDIQANLEPIKDLTIDVNGSRIYSENYAENYIIQDGLYNSLTPNTYGNFNISTVLIKTAFSASDEFSSAAFDDFRTNRLTIANRLAEDYYQGAAIPRDTLGYPVGFGRNSQDVLLPSFLAAYKGSNASKEKTGILRDIPLPNWDIKYTGLMNVPWFKKNFKRFSLTHGYRASYTVNQFQSNLDYDPTFPEATDQAGNFKVKTLLTNVNLTEQFSPLLRVDFEMNNSVKILAEMRKDRALSLSFANNLLTEIKGNEYIVGLGYRIKDLRVSTNFGGKKSVITSDLNFKVDLSRRDNITIIRYLDIMNNQTTAGQTIYGAQLSIDYALSKNLTALFYYDHSFSKYAISTAFPQTTIRSGFTLRYNFGN; the protein is encoded by the coding sequence TTGAAGGCAAAAAATTACGTTTATAAGGGTGGCTTTTTTAAGCTTTTAGCAATTTTAAGTTTCATATTGGTCAGCAATTTATCGCAGGCGCAGGACTCGACTGCCGTAGGCAATGAGATGGGCCGGATGGATCTTCCAAGTCCCGCCAGTATTCAGGATTTATACACCTATGATCCTATAACAGATAGATACATTTATACCAAAACCTTGGGTAGTTTTAAGATTACCTACCCTATTATTCTTACGCGTCAGGAATACCAACGTCTAATCCAAGAGGAGCAGATGAAGGCCTATTTCAAAGAAAAAATTGATGCTGCTGATGGTAGAAAAGATGGAGCAGAGGAGCAACAAAAAAACTTGTTGCCAACTTTTTATGTGAATTCAAGTTTCTTTGAGTCCGTTTTTGGTGGTGATAGTATTGAAGTGATTCCTCAAGGTTCTGTTGAAATCGACCTTGGAATGCTTTACACCAAACAAGACAATCCCGCATTTTCACCACGAAACAGAAGCAATTTCGGTTTTGATTTTGACATGCGAATTAGTCTAAGCTTATTAGCAAAAGTAGGAACAAGACTTCAAGTTACTGCAAATTACGACACCGAAAGCACCTTCGATTTCCAAAACCAGTTGAAGCTGGAATACACCCCAACGGAAGACGATATTATTCAAAAAATAGAAGTAGGTAACGTAAGCATGCCGCTAAATAGTTCCTTAATCCAAGGAGCGCAAAGTCTTTTTGGAGTAAAAACACAACTTCAGTTTGGAAAAACTACAATTACTGGAGTTTTTTCGGAACAAAAATCAGAAACAAGAACTGTTACTGCGGAAGGTGGTGCTACTATTACAGATTTTGAATTAGCAGCTTTGGATTATGACGAAAACCGTCACTTCTTTTTATCACATTATTTTAGAGATAATTATGATCGCGCTTTGCAGCAATATCCTTTCATAAATAGCAATGTGCAGATTACTAGAATGGAGATTTGGATTACCAACCGCTCTAGCCGAACTGACAACGTTCGTAATATTGTAGCATTACAGGATATCGGTGAATCCGATCCAACAAATATAGGATTATCCGTTCCTCCAGGAGGTTTTATTAGAGCTGGACGGAATGCATATCCTGATAATGAAAATAACCTTTTTAATCCTTTCGGAATTGATGGATCTGAGGCTTCGTTGCTCAATCCTGCAATTCGCGATGTGGCAAGTGTGAGCCAAGGTTTTACTGGAGTTTCAGTTAATGAAGGAACTGATTTCGTAACTCTTGAAAATGCCCGAAGATTAGAAGGTAGCGAATATACGCTTAATTCGCAGTTGGGTTATATATCATTAAACCAACGTCTTACTAATGATGAAGTTTTGGCAATCTCCTATCAATTTACCGTTAATGGAAAAGTATATCAAGTAGGTGAATTTTCCAATGACGGTGTGGAAGCATCTGGAGGTACACAAACAACTACTGGCGGTGGTGGCGGAACAAACCCACCTCCAGGACCAGTATCTGGTTTGTCACAAAATCTTGTTGTAAAACTTTTAAAAAGTAGCATTACTAATGTGAAGCAACCAGTTTGGGATTTAATGATGAAAAACATCTACCCAATTGGTGCCTATCAGCTTGAAAAGGAAGATTTCAAGATGAATATATTTTACACTGAAGCTTCGCCTCGTAATTATATAGAGCCTGCGCCAGGAGGACCAGAACTTCCTGATGATGTTAAGAATCAAATTCTTTTAAAGGTATTTAATCTTGATAGATTGGATTTCAACAACGATCCTGTGCAAGGTGGCGATGGTTTCTTTGACTTTCTTCCAGGTTTAACGGTTGATGCACAAAACGGCCGTATCATATTTACATCTGTAGAGCCTTTTGGAAAACATCTTTTCGACAAGTTAAATGTGCCTTCTGCTCCAGCAACATATACCATTCCGACTACCTATAACGCTAACCAGGCAAAATACGTTTTCCGTACACTTTACACTGGAACAAAAACGGAAGCCGAACAGCAAGAAAGTGAAAAAAACAAGTTTCAGTTAAAAGGAACTTACAAATCTACGGGGGCAGATGGTATTCCTATTGGTGCTTTCAACATTCCTCAAGGTTCAGTAACTGTTAAGGCTGGTGGACGAACTTTAGTAGAAGGAGTAGATTACACCGTAAACTATCAATTAGGAAGGGTTCAAATTTTAGATCCAGGATTGCTAAATAGCAACATTCCGATTACGGTTAGCACAGAAAATAATTCACTTTTTGGGCAGCAGAGCAAACGTTTTACAGGCTTGAATGTGGAGCATAAGTTTAGCGATAAATTCCTAATCGGCGCGACCTATTTAAACCTAAACGAACGTCCTATAACTCAAAAATCGTCTTATGGTGTTGAGCCAATCAACAATACGGTTTATGGTATAAATTTAAATTACGCCACTGAAGTTCCTTTCTTAACTAGAATGGTAAACCACCTACCAAACATAGATACCGATGTGGAATCTAATATTTCATTACGTGGGGAATTTGCTTATTTAATGCCAGGAGCACCAAAAGTTTCAGATTTCGACGGAAAAACAACAGTCTATGTTGATGATTTTGAAGCCTCCCAAACCGGAAATGACATTAGCACTCCAAGTAGCTGGTTTTTAGCTAGTACGCCAACTAATTTTTACGATGACAAAGACCCTGATAAACTTAGTTACAACTATAAACGCGCTAAACTATCTTGGTACACTATTGACCCAATTTTCTACAGCAGTCAGCGACCAGAAGGAATTAATGATGAAGACCTATCTTCTCCATTTACCAGACGTGTTTTCAGGGATGAAATTTTCCCAGAACAAGATATTATTCAAGGACAGACGCAGGCATTGTTTACGTTAGATTTGTCATATTATCCAACAACACGAGGAGAATACAACTACAATCCAGCTGCCACCAGTGGAACACTTCCAAGTCCAAAAGATAATTTTGGTGGAATAATGAGACCGATTACCACTACAGATTTTGAAAAATCTAATGTGGAATATATTCAATTTTGGGTTATGGATCCTTTCATATATGATGAAAATAACACCAATCCTGGAGGAACCATTAACTTCAACCTTGGTAGCATTTCCGAAGATATTTTAAAGGACGGAAGAAAACAATATGAAAACGGCCTGCCAAAAGATGGAGGCGATGCAAATACACTTCCAACTGAATGGGGTAAAGTTCCATTAAACCAATCGCTTGTATATACTTTTGATAGTGATGGACAAGAACGAATTAATCAAGATATAGGTCTGGACGGTTTGAGCAATGCTGAAGAAGCAGCCAAATATCCAGGATTTGGTGATGATCCAGCCAACGATGATTACCAATACTTTTTACAAGCCGATGGAGGTATTTTAGATCGTTACCTAAAATATAACGGAACTCAAGGAAACTCTCCAGTAGAAGTTACAAATAACAATCGTGGAAGCACCGCCCAGCCAGATGTTGAGGATATTAATCGTGACAATACGATGAACACGATAAACAGTTATTTTGAATATAATGTGCCCGTTTTTCCAGGAATGACTAAAGCGAATAACACCTATATTTCTGATATTAAGGAGCTTGATGTTACTACACAGAATAACGATGTTATACCCGTGCGTTGGGTGCAATTCAAAGTTCCAATCAGTAAGCCTGATGCTGCCAGAGGTGGAATTTCAGATTATAGATCCATTCGTTTTATGAGAATGTTCCTTTCAAAGTTTTCTGAAAACACAGTATTGCGTTTTGGAACTTTAGAACTGGTTCGTGGCGACTACAGAAGATTCGAAAAAACATTGGACGATATTACTTTTGAAGATCCAGCAAACGACGATACTCTATTTGAAGTAGAAGCCGTTAGCATAGAGGAAAACGAAAATCGTTCTCCAATACCTTATGTATTGCCTCCAGGTTTACGTCGTGAGGAATTCAACAATAACAATAATATTATTCGTGAAAATGAGCAATCATTAGCATTGCGAGTTTGTGGACTAGAACCTAATGATGGTCGTTCCGTATATAAAAGCTTTAATGTAGATATGCGTCAGTATAAAAATCTGGAAATGTTTATTCACGCAGAATCATTACAAAACCAAACAGAACTTGCCAATGGAGACATGTATGCCTTTATTCGTTTGGGGAATGACCTTACCAATAACTATTACGAAATTCAAATACCGCTAAACCCAACAAACTTTGGCGCCAGAACAGCGGATGAAATTTGGCCACTTGCCAACCGTTTAAATTTACCTTTAGAATTGCTTCAGCAAGTAAAAACCATAGTGCTTGGAGATAGAAATCTATATGACCCAACAATTGTTAACTATTTCAATCAATCAGAACTTGATGGCGGAGGCTCTAATGGCGAAAATGAATTGGTAATAGGTATAAAAGGAAATCCAAGTTTTGGAAACGTTCGTAATATTATGCTCGGTGTAAAAAACAAAACCAATAATGACATATGTGGTGAAGTTTGGTTTAACGAGCTAAGAATGTCCGAACTTAAAAACAAAGGAGGATGGGCTGCAGTAGTAAGTATGGACGCCAACATTGCAGATTTCGCAACCATTAGCGCAACAGGTAAAAGAAGCACCGTAGGTTTTGGTTCCATAGAACAAGGACCAAACCAAAGAAGCCGTGAAGACCTGAAGCAATATGATGTGGTTACAAACTTAAACCTAGGACAATTAATGCCGAAGAAATGGGGTGTTCAATTACCATTTAACTACGGACGTTCAGAGGAATTAATTACCCCACAATACGATCCAGAATTCCAAGATATAGAATTGGAATCTAGGTTAGACAACACTGACGACCAAGAAGAAAAAGATAGAATTCAGGAACAATCTGTAAACTATACCAAACGACAAAGTGTAAACCTAATTGGAGTTCGTAAAGAACGAACAGGAGATGCCAAAGCGAAAGTATATGATGTTGAAAACCTAACAGCTTCTTTCTCATATAACCAGACAGACCATCACGATTTTGAAGTAGAAGATGCACTAGAACAAAACGTTCGTCTTGGAGCAACTTACAATTATAATTTCACGGCTAAACCTGTGGAACCTTTCAAAAAGAACGATTCAATATTTAGAAGTCAATATTGGAAGTTCCTGAAAGATTTCAACTTTAACTATTTACCAACCAATATTGCAGTAAGCTCCAATATTACGCGTCAATACAACGAGCAGAAATTTAGAGAGATAAATGTAGATTCCAATAATATTGGCTTACCTAGATTGTATCAGCGCAATTATCTTTTTGATTGGCAATATACCATCAATCACAATTTGACAAAGGCTTTGCGTTTCAACTTCACCTCTTCCAACACCATGATTGTGAATAATTATGTGGACGATTCAGGGTTTGTAGATAATCAAATAGGAGTTTGGGACGGTTTCTTTGATGTGGGTGATCCAAACCAACATTTCCAGTCATTGCAGGTTAACTATGATTTGCCTTTCAGCAAATTTCCTTTCTTGAAATTTGTTAGAGCTACCTATTCCTATACTGGCGATTACCAATGGCAAGCAGGAAGTAAACAGTTCAATGAGCTGCCAATCACCTTGGCTGATGGTACAACCGACACCTATAATCTGGGGAATGCAATCCAGAATGCAAGTACGCACCAAATAAATTCTAGTATAGACATGAACGGTTTTTACCGTTACGTGGGTCTTACTAAAATTAAGAAAAGTAAGGTAAGAAAATCTACCGATGGGACAGGTAATGACAAACCCTCGGACAAAGAAGAAAAGGAAGGGCGAGAAGGAAAAATATCTCCAGATAAAAATAGTGCCCTTTCAAACGGTAAAGAAGGTTCTCCAAATGTTATGGGAAGAGGAGCCGCAGCAGCAGGTGGCTTGAATGCTGGCGATAAAGCAATGAATACGCTTATCGGCTTCGCAACGATGCTGAAGAAAATTCAGTTCAATTATCAAGAAAACAACGGTATCTATTTACCTGGTTATTTGCCATCCATCGGCTTTATTGGAACACTTAAACCTACTACTGGATTTGTATTCGGAAGCCAAGCGGAAGTTAGAGAGCTAGCGGCTAAAAAAGGTTGGTTAACAATTTACCCAGAGTTTAACGAACAATATACCGAGGTAGAAAGTCGCCAAATGGACATTCAAGCAAACTTGGAGCCTATAAAAGATTTAACGATTGACGTAAACGGAAGTAGAATTTATTCTGAAAACTATGCTGAAAACTATATAATTCAGGATGGACTTTACAATTCGTTAACGCCGAATACGTATGGTAACTTCAATATTTCAACTGTTTTAATCAAAACGGCATTTAGTGCGAGCGATGAATTTAGCTCTGCGGCTTTTGACGATTTTAGAACAAACCGATTAACAATAGCAAATAGACTTGCTGAAGATTATTATCAAGGTGCAGCAATTCCAAGAGATACTTTAGGTTATCCAGTTGGTTTCGGAAGAAATAGTCAAGATGTTTTATTGCCATCGTTCCTAGCGGCGTATAAAGGCAGCAATGCTTCCAAAGAAAAAACTGGGATTCTTAGAGATATTCCACTTCCAAACTGGGATATTAAATATACTGGTTTGATGAATGTTCCTTGGTTTAAGAAAAACTTCAAGCGTTTTTCACTTACACATGGTTATAGAGCAAGTTACACTGTAAATCAGTTTCAGTCTAATTTAGATTACGACCCTACATTTCCAGAAGCCACCGATCAAGCGGGTAACTTTAAGGTTAAAACACTTTTAACCAATGTAAACTTAACCGAACAGTTTTCACCTCTATTACGCGTTGATTTTGAAATGAATAACTCAGTAAAAATTCTCGCCGAGATGCGAAAAGACCGCGCCCTTTCTTTGAGTTTTGCAAATAACTTGCTAACTGAAATCAAAGGAAATGAATATATTGTAGGACTTGGTTATAGAATAAAAGATCTACGGGTGTCTACTAATTTTGGAGGAAAGAAATCTGTTATTACTAGCGATTTAAACTTTAAAGTAGACCTTTCAAGAAGAGATAATATAACCATTATAAGGTATTTAGATATTATGAATAATCAGACTACTGCAGGCCAGACCATTTATGGCGCACAGTTGTCCATAGATTATGCATTAAGTAAGAACCTAACGGCATTGTTCTATTATGACCATTCATTCTCTAAATATGCCATTTCAACGGCATTCCCACAAACAACAATAAGAAGTGGCTTTACACTTCGATATAACTTTGGAAACTAA
- a CDS encoding energy transducer TonB produces MKTTENDYQNKRDVKKAINIKWNSRLFFQIGVIVSLLLVFFLMQTDFEMRVAEYKPDTSQGLEEPPMMNYEIYVDTPKPIEKQNTVVQKKVPIQRVIQSNTFDVKPNTAPDVETPIATTDVQVNEAPVTPVITTTIPEDTKPKNIMNVEFVPVFPGCESLGTNAEKVECMSSKISSFVNKKFRKEVLENLKPNETYRIYVNFKIDSNGFVTEVAANAHNENLKKEAQRVISDLPTMKPGKQGDKNVDVLYTVPIVFKIQ; encoded by the coding sequence ATGAAAACAACTGAGAATGATTACCAAAACAAAAGAGATGTAAAAAAAGCAATTAACATCAAATGGAATTCACGTTTGTTTTTTCAAATAGGCGTTATTGTTAGTTTGCTGCTAGTTTTCTTTTTGATGCAAACAGATTTTGAAATGAGGGTAGCAGAATATAAACCAGATACTTCTCAAGGCTTGGAAGAACCACCAATGATGAATTATGAAATTTATGTGGACACACCAAAACCTATTGAAAAGCAAAATACCGTTGTTCAAAAGAAAGTGCCAATTCAAAGAGTTATACAGAGCAACACTTTTGATGTGAAGCCAAACACGGCTCCAGATGTTGAAACACCAATTGCAACGACAGATGTTCAGGTAAATGAAGCGCCAGTAACCCCTGTGATTACAACCACAATTCCTGAGGATACCAAACCGAAGAATATAATGAATGTAGAGTTTGTTCCAGTTTTTCCCGGATGTGAATCTTTGGGAACTAACGCAGAAAAAGTGGAATGTATGTCTTCCAAAATAAGCTCTTTTGTAAACAAAAAGTTTAGAAAAGAAGTTTTGGAGAATTTGAAACCAAATGAAACCTATAGGATTTATGTAAATTTTAAAATAGATTCAAATGGTTTTGTGACTGAAGTTGCTGCTAACGCTCACAATGAAAATTTAAAGAAAGAAGCGCAACGAGTAATAAGTGATTTGCCAACAATGAAACCCGGCAAGCAAGGCGATAAAAACGTGGATGTGCTTTATACAGTGCCAATCGTATTTAAGATTCAGTAA
- the ruvA gene encoding Holliday junction branch migration protein RuvA: MITHIQGRLVEKNPTDVVIDCNGVGYYINISLHTFSELPKSENVKLFTHLLVREDSHTLYGFSSVAEREIFKLLISVSGVGASIARTMLSSLAPEQVLDAIANNDIPTIQSVKGIGAKTAQRVVLDLKDKILKVYGLSSISAGTSNTNKNEALSALETLGFVRKQSEKVVDTIVRENPDASAEMIIKQALKNL; this comes from the coding sequence ATGATAACCCATATACAGGGCAGACTGGTTGAAAAAAACCCAACAGATGTAGTGATAGATTGCAATGGAGTAGGGTACTATATCAATATTTCTTTGCACACATTTTCCGAACTTCCTAAGAGTGAAAATGTTAAATTATTCACTCATTTGCTTGTTCGGGAAGATAGCCATACCCTATACGGTTTTTCAAGTGTTGCGGAACGTGAAATATTTAAATTACTGATTAGTGTTTCTGGAGTAGGAGCTAGCATAGCTAGAACGATGTTATCATCGTTAGCGCCAGAACAAGTTTTGGATGCCATTGCAAACAATGATATACCAACAATCCAATCAGTAAAAGGAATCGGAGCCAAGACCGCCCAACGTGTGGTTTTGGATTTAAAAGATAAGATTTTGAAAGTGTACGGTTTGTCGTCAATTTCTGCTGGAACAAGCAATACGAACAAAAATGAAGCGTTATCTGCTTTGGAGACGCTAGGCTTTGTTCGCAAACAGTCTGAGAAAGTGGTGGATACCATTGTGAGAGAAAACCCAGATGCTTCCGCAGAAATGATCATTAAACAAGCTTTAAAAAATTTATAA
- a CDS encoding VanZ family protein, translating into MLHTKRLLAAKPILFLAILYSCFISVLFLLPGQDLPKISLTGLDKIVHSLIYFMLVNLWLCYFYIKMDFQISNKLVLILLLSALFYGIIVEILQGTVTGTRSADILDVAANLIGSLLGIFFFKQVKNKLKT; encoded by the coding sequence ATGCTGCATACAAAGCGCTTATTGGCGGCTAAACCAATTTTGTTTCTGGCAATATTGTATAGCTGTTTTATATCAGTTTTGTTTTTATTACCAGGTCAAGATTTACCGAAAATTAGTCTAACGGGATTGGATAAAATAGTTCACTCTTTGATTTATTTTATGTTGGTAAATTTATGGTTGTGCTATTTTTATATAAAAATGGACTTCCAAATTAGCAATAAATTGGTCTTGATATTGTTACTTTCAGCCTTGTTTTATGGCATAATAGTTGAGATATTACAAGGAACAGTAACGGGTACGCGAAGCGCAGATATTTTAGATGTAGCTGCTAACCTAATAGGTTCATTGCTTGGAATCTTTTTTTTCAAACAAGTAAAAAATAAATTAAAAACTTAA
- the gcvH gene encoding glycine cleavage system protein GcvH: MNVPSNLKYTKDHEWVLIEGDIATIGVTDFAQGELGDIVYVEVETVGDTMDKDEVFGTVEAVKTVSDLFLPLSGEIVEFNEALESEPEKVNTDAYGEGWMIKMKLSSPDEIAELLDDAAYKALIGG; this comes from the coding sequence ATGAATGTACCATCAAATTTAAAATACACAAAAGACCACGAATGGGTTCTTATTGAAGGCGATATCGCTACTATAGGAGTAACTGATTTCGCCCAAGGCGAACTAGGTGATATAGTTTATGTAGAAGTTGAAACCGTTGGCGATACTATGGATAAGGATGAAGTATTTGGAACAGTTGAAGCTGTAAAGACAGTTTCAGATTTGTTTTTACCGCTTTCCGGAGAAATCGTAGAATTTAATGAAGCGCTGGAATCCGAACCAGAAAAAGTTAATACCGATGCTTATGGTGAAGGCTGGATGATAAAGATGAAATTATCAAGCCCAGATGAAATAGCAGAACTTTTAGACGATGCTGCATACAAAGCGCTTATTGGCGGCTAA